From Thermoleophilum album:
CGGCGCCCCTCGGCGATCGCTGTCACCACCAGCGACTGGCCGATGCGCGCATCGCCGCACGCGAACACCCCGTCGACCGACGTGCCGTAGACCGGTGCCCGCACGTTGCCGCGCGCGTCGAGGTCGAGACCCAGCTCGCGCACCGGGCCGTCGTGCTCGGGATGGGCGAAGCCGATCGCGATCAGCACGAGATCGGCCGGCTCGGTGAACTCGCTGCCGGGGATCGGCCGCAGGTTGCGCGAGCTCGTGCCCTCGACGCGGCGTCCGCGCACCGCCACCACGTGGCCGTCCTCGCCGAGGATCTCGGTCACCTCGCAACCGAAGCGCCGCTCGCCGCCTTCGTCCAAGGCGTAGGTGGTCGGGGTGCGCTTCGGCGGCAGCGGCCACGGCGACATCGGCGGTCGCCCAGATGGCGGCAACGGTGGATAGACGTCGAGCATCAGCACGTCGCGCGCCCCCTCGCGCAAGGCGTTCGAGATGCAGTCCATGCCGGTGTCGCCACCACCGACGACCACCACGCGCTTGCCCCGCGCCGTGATCTCCTCGCCCGGGGGCACATCGCGCGCCGGCCTTCCCTGCATCCGCGCCACCGCGCGGTTGCGCTGATACAGGTACTCCATCGCGAAGTGCACGCCGCGCAGGTCGCGCCCGGGCACCGCGAGCTCGCGGTGCACGCGCGAGCCGATCGCGACGACGAGCGCGTCGTGGCGGCGGCGCAACTCCTCGCTCGAGACGTCACGACCGACGTCACAGTTGCACTCGAAGCGCACGCCCTCGGCTTCGAGCAGCTGCACACGCCGGTCGATCACCCACTTCTCGAGCTTGGCGTCGGGCACCCCGAAGCGCATCAGGCCGCCCGGTCCCTCGTCGCGCTCGTAAACGGTGACGAGATGCCCGCGCTTGTTGAGCTCGGCGGCGACGGCGAGGCCAGCGGGACCGGACCCGATCACGCCGACGGTCTTTCCGGTGCGCACCGACGGTGGCTCGGGCTTGATCCACCCCTCCTCGAAGCCGCGGGTTACGATCGCCAACTCGATCTGCTCGATCGTCACCGGGTCGGCGTTGATGTCGAGCACGCACGCCGACTCGCACGGAGCGGGGCAGATCGCGCCGGTGAACTCGGGGAAGTTGTTGGTGTGGTGGAGTTTCTGCAGCGCCTCGCGCCAGCGGCCGCGCCAAACGAGGTCGTTCCAGTCGGGGATCAGGTTGCCGAGCGGGCAACCCTCGTGGCAGAAGGGAACGCCGCAATCCATGCAGCGGCCGCCCTGCTCGCGCAGCGTCTGCTCGTCGGGGAGGTCGAAGTAGCGGTCGTAGTCGCGCACCCGCTCGCGCGGATCGCGCTTCACGAACCCGCGGCGCGGGAACTCGAGAAAGCCGCGCAGCTTGCCCATCGCTTGCCCCCTAGCCCTCCGCCGAGAGTTGGCTCGCGGCCTCCGGGCCGTCCGCTGCGGCGCCGTCGCCGAGCGCTGTGCCCTGCCCGTCGCCGCTAGCCGCGACCGCCCCCACGGCGAGTGGTTCGGGCGCCTCCGACGGGAGGCGGCTGCGGCGGTCGGCAAGCTCGGCGAGGGCGCGCTTGTAGTCGTGCGGCATCACCTTCACGAAGCGACCGAGCTGCCCCTCCCAGTCGTCCAGCACGGCGCGGGCGACGGTCGAGCCGGTCCGCCGCTCGTGCTCTTCGATCCAGCCGCGCAGCTCGAGCGCCTCGTCGGGCGTGATCTCGTCGAAACCGACGAGCTCGGTGTTGCAGCGTTCGCGGAAGCGGCCGTCGACGTCGAGAACGTACGCGATCCCGCCGCTCATCCCGGCGGCGAAGTTGATGCCGGTGGGGCCGAGCACGACCACCCGCCCGCCGGTCATGTACTCGCATCCGTGGTCGCCGCAGCCCTCGACGACCGCGATCGCCCCCGAGTTGCGCACGCAGAAGCGCTCGCCCGCAAGGCCGCGGAAGAACGCCTTGCCCGACGTCGCTCCGTAGAGCACGACGTTGCCGACGACGACGTTGCGCTCGGCCGCGAACGGCGCAGCGGCGGGCGGCCGCACGACGATCGTGCCGCCCGAAAGACCCTTGCCGGCGTAGTCGTTGGCGTCGCCTTCGAGCACGAACGTCACGCCCGGGGCGAGCCACGCGCCGAAACTCTGACCGGCCGACCCCTCGAACACGATCTCGATCGTGCCGTCGGGCAGCGCGTCGAAACCCCGCACGCGGGCGATCTCGCTCGACAGCAGCCCGCCCACCGTGCGCTCGGGGTTGCGGATCTTGCGCCGCAGCTGCACCGGTTGGCCGTGGTCGATCGCCGCGCGCGCAGCGGCGATCAGCTCGCGGTCGGTGTGATCGTCGAGCTGCGGGTCAGGGCCGCCGGTGCAGCAGCGCGGCGCGTCGGGATCGACGTTGTCCGGCACCGCGAGCAGCGGGCGCAGGTCGAGCCCGCGTGCTTTCCAGTGGTCGATCGCGGGATCGGGCTCGAGCAGCTCGGTGCGCCCGATCAGCTCGGCCATCGTGCGCACCCCGAGCGAGGCCATGATCCGCCGCGCCTCCTCCGCGACGAGCCACAGGTAGTTGACGACGTGCTCGGGCTGGCCGGCGAACCGTTCGCGCAGCACCGGGTCCTGGGTAGCCACCCCGACGGGACACGTGTTGAGGTGACAGACGCGCATCATCACGCAGCCGAGCGCGATCAGCGGCGCGGTCGAGAAACCGAACTCGTCGGCGCCGAGAATTGCGGCGACGACGACATCGCGGCCGGTGCGCATCTGGCCGTCAACCTCGACGAGGATTCGCGAGCGCAGGTCGTTGCGCAACAGCGTCTGTTGCGTCTCGGCGAGGCCGATCTCCCACGGGATGCCGGCGTGCTGGATCGAAGACAGCGGCGAAGCACCGGTACCGCCATCGTGGCCGGCGATAACCACGTGGTCGGCGTTGGCCTTGGCGACCCCAGCAGCGACCGTGCCGACACCGACCTCAGCCACCAACTTGACCGAGATCCGCGCGCGCGGGTTGGCGCAGCGCAGGTCGTAGATCAGCTGCTTTAGGTCTTCGATCGAGTAGATGTCGTGGTGCGGCGGCGGCGAGATCAGACCGACGCCGGGCGTCGAGTGGCGCAGCTTGGCGATGTAGTCGTTGACCTTGTGGCCCGGCAGCTGACCGCCCTCGCCGGGCTTGGCGCCCTGGGCGATCTTGATCTGGATCTCGTCGGAGTTGACGAGGTAGTGGATCGTCACGCCGAAGCGGCCTGACGCCACCTGCTTGATCGACGAGCGGCGCTCGTCGCGCCAGCGTGCCGGATCCTCGCCGCCCTCGCCGGTGTTCGACTTGCCGCCAAGGCGGTTCATCGCCACCGCCAGCGTCTCGTGCGCCTCGGGCGAGAGCGCGCCGAGGCTCATACCGCCCGACTTGAAGCGCTTGAGGATCTCCTGGGTCGGCTCGACCTCGTCGATTGGAATCGGGTCGCGGTCGCTGCGGAACCGCAGCAGCCCACGCAGCGTGGTGCGCGGCAGCGCCACCTCGTTGACGTAGCGCGCGAAGCGCTCGTAGGCGTCGGCCGTGCCCTCGCGACGCGCCGCATGCTGGAGGTTGGCGATCGTCTCTGGGTTCCAGCCGTGGAACTCGCCGTCCCGCCGCCACTGGTAGATGCCGCCGTGGGGCAGAAGCTCGGATGCCGCCGCCGGGTAGGCGCGCGCGTGCCGGTCGAGCGCCTCGCGCGCCAGCACCTGGAGCCCGACGCCGCCAACGCGCGACGGTGTACCGGTGAAGTAGCGGTCGACGAGCTCGCGGTCGAGCCCGACCGCCTCGAAGATCTGCGCGCCGGTGTAAGAGGCGATCGTCGAGATCCCCATCTTCGAGAGGATCTTCAGCAAGCCCTTCCCGATCGCCTTGATCACCCGCTGCTCGGCCTCTTCGAGCGCCAACTCGTCGGGCAGCCAGCCCTCGCGCTTGAGCGTCGACAGCGACTCGAACATCAGGTAGGGGTTGACGGCGGCGGCGCCGTAGCCGATCAGGCAGGCGATGTGGTGGACCTCGCGCGCCTCGCCGGTCTCGACCACGAGACCGGTGCGCAGGCGCGTGCCCTCGCGGACGAGGCGGTGGTGCACCGCCGACGTGGCGAGCAAAGCCGGGATCGGAGCGCGCTCGGCACCGAGGTTGCGGTCGGAGAGGATGAGGATGTTGACGCCGCGGCGCACGAGCTCAGCCGCTTCGTCGCAGATCTCCTCGAGGCGCCGCTCCATCCCTGCCGGCCCCTCCGCCACCGGCCAAGTGATGTCGATCGTGCGCGCCCAGAAGACTTGGTGGTCGACCTGACGCAGCCGCTCGAGTTCGCCGTTGCGCAGGATCGGCTGCGGCATCACCAGCTGGTGGCAGTGCTCGGGGGTTTCGTCGAGCAGGTTGACCTCCGGCCCGATGCACGCCTTGAGGCTCATCACGACCGACTCGCGGATCGGGTCGATCGCCGGGTTGGTGACCTGCGCGAAGAGCTGTTTGAAGTAGCGGAAAAGCGACGGACGCTGGTCGGAGAGCACCGCGAGCGCGGTGTCGTTACCCATCGAGCCGGTGGGCTCGCTCCCCTCGCACGCCATCGGCGCGAGGATCGCGCGCAGGTCCTCTTCGCTCCAGCCGAAAGCGAGCTGGCGGGCGCGCAACGGCTCGACGCGCGGCACGCGCGGCTTGCGGTCGGGCAGGTCGTCGATGTGGACGACGCGCTCGGCGAGCCACTTGCCGTAGGGCCGTCGCCGCGCAAGCTCGCGCTTGACCTCTTCGTCGGGGACGATGCGGTCGGCTTCGAGGTCGACCAAAAACAGCTTGCCCGGCCGCAAGCGCCCCTTCGCTTCGACGTCCGCTGGATCGCAGTCGAAAACGCCCGTCTCGGAGGCCACCACGACCCACCCGTCGCGCGTCACGAGCCAGCGTCCCGGGCGCAGACCGTTGCGGTCGAGCGTCGCCCCGATCACGCGTCCGTCGGTGAACGCGACCGCCGCCGGGCCGTCCCAAGGCTCGATCAAAGACTCGTGATAGGCGTAGAAGTCGCGCAGTTCCGGTGGTGTGTCGGGGCGCTTCTCGTACGCCTCGGGGATCAGCATCGTGATCGCGTGCGCGGGCGAGCGGCCGCCCAGCACCAGCAGCTCGAAGACGCGGTCGAGCGACGCCGAGTCAGATAGGTCTTCGCTCAAAAGTCCGCGGATCTTGTCGATGTCGTCGCCGAAAAGGAGCGAGGCGAGCTGGCTTTCGCGCGCGCGCATCCAGTTGCGGTTGCCGCGCAGCGTGTTGATCTCGCCGTTGTGGGCGAGCATCCGGTAGGGGTGGGCGAGCTCCCAGCTCGGGAAGGTGTTGGTGGAAAAGCGCGAGTGCACGATCGCCAGCCGCGAGGCGACGCGCGGGTCGCGCAGATCGGCGTAGAAGCGCGGCAGCTGGGGCGCGGTCAGCATCCCCTTGTACACGACCGTCCGCGACGAGAACGACGGGATCGCCAAGCCCTCGATCCCCGCCCTCTCGACCACCCGGCGGATCACGTAGAGGCGGCGTTCGAAAGCGTCCTGATCGCCGACGCTGTCGTCGGCGGCGACGAAGAGCTGCTCGATGCGCGGGGCGCAAGCCCGCGCGTAGCGGCCGCACGCGTCGAGGTCGACCGGCACGCTGCGCCAGCCGAGCACGTGTTGACCCTCGTCGGCGACGGTTCGCTCGAAGAGCGAACGCGCCCGCTCGGCGAGGTCGGGATCGCGCGGCAGAAAGCACATCGCGACGCCGTAGCGGCCGGGCGCGGGCAGCTCGAACGGCAGCTCGGCGCGCAGGAAAGCGTCGGGTATTTGCAGAAGGATCCCGGCACCGTCGCCGGTCTCGGCGTCGGCGCCAGCGGCGCCGCGGTGCTCGAGACGCTCGAGGGCTTCGAGCGCGCGCTCGACCACCTCGTGCGAAGCGGGCGCGCGCAAACGCGCGACGAACGCGACGCCGCAAGCGTCGTGCTCGTATGCCGCGTCGTACAGCCCGCGGGGGGCCTTGTCTCTTGCGCTGACGTTCATCGAGGAGGAGGCCTCCCGCTGGCTTTCCTGCGCGGACAGCGGGGCCAGCTAAGGGTACCAGCGGCCTTTTCGCTGCAGCTGGCGCCGCGACCCGCCGAGGAGCGCTAGGGTCGGCACAATTGCGAGCGCGCTCGGAGCGATGGCGAAAGTCGTAACGATCCTCTCACAGAAGGGCGGTACCGGGAAAACAACGACGGTCCGCACGCTCGCCGACTGCTACAGCCGTAGCGGCGCCCGCGTGCTGTGCGTCGACCTCGACCCGCAGGGCAACCTCTCGGACTACTTCGACGTCCCGCCCGACGCCCAGCCGACGGTGGGCGAGGTGTTGACCGGCCAGGCCAAGGCGCGCGACGCCGTCCACAGCGACGTACTGCCGGCCAACCTCGGGCTCGCCGAAGCCGAGATCGTCTTGAGCGGAAAGATGGGGCGCGAGTTGATGCTGCGGCGTGCGCTCAAGGACTTGCGCCGCAACTACGACCTGGTGCTCGTCGACTGCCCGCCCTCGCTCGGCCTTTTGACCGTCAACGCGCTGGTCGCGGCCGACTACGCGCTTGTGACGAGCGCCGCCGAGTATTTCTCGCTGCAAGGTGTCGAACAGGCGCTCGAAGTGGTCGAGCTGGCGCGCGACAACTTGAACGAGGAGCTCGCGTGGGTCGGTGTCGTCCTGAACATGGCCGACATGCGTCTCGTCCACGCCCGCGAGGCGCTCGCCCAGCTGCGCGAGAGCTTCGGCGACAAGGTCTTCGACACGATCATCCGCCGCTCGGTCCGCTACGCGGAGTCGGCCGAACGGGGCGTTTCGATCCTCGACTACGCACCCGATCTCGGCGTCGACTACGTCGATCTGGCAGTGGAGCTTGCGCGCCGCATCGACTTCGAGAGCCCGCTGCGACGACTGCGTGCCTTGCGCCGCGAGCTCGCTGCCGGCAGCGGCGCAGCGGGCGAAGCCTCGACGCACGAGGGCGCGGCTGTCAGCGCCGATAGCGGCCACGCGGCCGGTTCGAAGCGCACAGCACCTGCCCGCACCAAACGCTAGGCTGCGCGCGCTATGGCGAAGCTCAGCTTGCGCCCAGCCGACGAGCTCGCACAGCTTGTTCGCAGCGGCGAGGTCACTGCCGAGGAACTGCTCGAGGATTGTCTGCAGCAGGTCGATCGCGTCGAACCGCAGATCAACGCCTTCACGCTGATCGACCCCGACCGTGCCGCCGCCGAGGCGCGCGCGATCAAGCCTGGTGATCCACGCCCGTTCTGCGGCGTGCCGATCGCAATCAAAGACAACGTCGCCGTCGCGGGCTGGCGGCTGACGTTTGCTTCCGACCTCTTCGGCGACTACAAGCCGAACCACGACGCCTTCCTGGTTCGCCGCCTGCGCGAGGCCGGCTTCGTGGTGATGGGCAAGACGAACATGCCCGAGTTCGGGATCCTGCCCGTCACAGGACCGCGGCGCTTCGGACCGACACGCAACCCGTGGGATCTCGCGCGCACCCCAGGCGGCTCGTCGGGCGGCGCCGCCGCCGCGGTCGCGGCCGGCATGGTGCCCGTCGCGCACGGCAACGACGGCGGCGGTTCGATCCGCATCCCCGCTGCCTGCTGCGGGCTCGTCGGCTTGAAACCGAGCCGCGGCCGCATCTCGCGCGGACCCGAGGAGGGCGACGACTTCCTCGTCCAGGACGGCGTGCTTACGCGCACGGTCCGCGAGACAGCGATGCTGCTCGACGTCCTCGCCGGCTACGAGCCGGGTGACGCCAGCTGGGCACCGCCGCCTCGCGGAACGTTTGCCGCCGCCGCCGAGCGCGATCCCGAGCGGCTGCGGATCGGTGTCGTCACGAAGCCGCCGCTTCCGACCGAGGTCGACCCGGTGGCGCTCGACGGCGTGCGCCGCGCCGCCGACCTTCTCACCGAGCTCGGTCACGAGGTCGTCGAGGTCGACCCGCCGTGGGGGGAGGTCGATCTTCTGCCCACTTTCACGCGCATCTTCGGCACGCAGATCGCGGCGCTGATCGAGCTCGGTCAGCGCATCGGTGGTCGCGAGATCGGGCCCGAGGTGATCGAACAGCTCTCGCTTGCGGTCTACGAAAGCTCGCGCCAGGGCTCGGGGATCGACTTCTTCCTGTCTCTGCTCGAGCTGCAGGGGGCGGCGCGGGCGATCGTGTCGCTTTTGTTCTTCGGCGAGAACCGCCACGACGTGCTGCTCACGCCGGCGCTCGCGAAGCGGCCTGTGGCGATCGAAGAGATCGACCCGACAAGCGACGATCCCTGGGGCGAGTTCCGCAAGTCGGGCGAGTTCACGCCGTTCACGGCGGTGTGCAACATCAGCGGCCAGCCGGCGATCGTGCTGCCGCTCTACCAAGGCGACGACGGCTTGCCTTTGGCGGTGCAGCTGATCGGCCCGCCGGCCGGCGAAGAGCTGTTGCTCTCGCTCGCCGGCCAAGTCGAGCGCGCTGCGCCCTGGCACGACCGCTTCCCCGCCGTCGCGCTCGCCGGCGACTGACCGCGGCGCGGGCACGGGCGAGGCACTGCACTGCGAACAGCTCCCGCTGGCCGGCGAGGTCTCGACAGGACCGTGTGCAAGCGGTAGGGTCAGCGCCGTGGTAGCTACTGCGTAGCGAGGCGGGCCCACCTGCCACACTCTCGCTGCGCTACACGCACCGGGGAGGGAGGAGCAAGACGCGATGACGACCGCCGCGCGGGAAGCGAACGACCGACAAAGGCGAGCTCCCTACGCACGCTTGCGCCGACGCTCGGCCCGGTGGCGCTCTGCGGTGGTGGCGGCGGCGCTAGCCGTTTGCGCCTTCTTCGCCGGCGGCGGCAGCGCCGCGGCGGCGAGCGACTTCGCGCGCTACATCCTGCCGCCGGGCAACTACGGCGGTCTGCCGACCACAGACGAGTCGACCGACCAGCTCCCGCTCTACGACGCCCTCACCTACCTGCGCGGCCGCGTCACCCGCGCCGATGTCGTGCGCTACTACGTGCCGATGGACTTCCGGCCGGTCGGCGCGACGCGCGTCGAACCGACGCCGAACCCCGACGTGCGCATCGTCTACGACGCCTACGGGATCCCGCACATAACCGGCAAGACCCGCTCGGCACTGATGTACGGCGCAGGCTGGGTGATGGCACGAGACCGCCGCCTCTTGCTCCAACTCGGGCGCTGGCCGGCGCGGGCCGCGATCCTCGACATCCCCGGTGTCGACGCCTTCTCGCTCGTCACCAGCGCGACGCCCTTCGAGCCGAGCGCCCAAGCCGAGGCACTAGTGCGCAAGCAGCGCGACCTGATCGTCCGCACCTACGGACGTGAGGGGCAACAGTTGTTGCGCGACGGAAGCGACTACGTGCGCGGCATCAACGACTGGTTCCGCGCCCACGGCGGGTTCCCCGACGGCAAGGAGTTCACCGTCTACGACGGCATCGCCGTGACCGCCTTCATCGGCTCGATCTTCGGCGCCGGCGGCGGCAGCGAGTACCGCAACGCGATGCTCGCGGCGGCGCTCGAGCGCCGCTACGGGAAGAGCCGCGGCAAGCGCATATTCGACGACCTGATGCTGGCGGTCGACCCCGAGTCGCCGACGACGACGCGCCGGCGGTTCGGCTACGGCCCGCTGACGGGCGGCCGGATCCGCGGCTCGGTGACGCTCGACCCCGGCTCGGTGCAGCTGATCGACGCGCGTCAGGGTCCGCTTGCCCCCGCTCGGGCGCGCAGCAGCGCCGTCGACCCGCCGCGCCGGCGGATGTCGAACTGGCTGCTCGTGTCGCCTAGCCGGTCGGCGAGCCGTCGCACGCTCGCTGTGCAAGGTCCGCAGCTCGGCTACTTCTATCCCGAGATCGTCTACCAGCAGGAGCTGCGCGGGCCGGGCATCCACGCCCAGGGCATCGCGGCCGCTGGGCTCGGTCTCTACATGCTGATCGGCCGCACCCGCGACTATGCGTGGAGCCTCACGTCGGCGGGGCACGACGTGCGCGACGTCTACGTCGAGCGGCTCTGCGAGCCCGACGGTTCGCGCCCGACGCGCACCTCGACGCACTACCTCTACAAAGGCAAGTGCCGGGCGATGGGCCGCTTTTACGCCGGCAAGCTCGCCGGGCGTGACGTGTCGTTCATGACCACCGTGCACGGGCCGGTGATCGGCACCGCGACGCTCGGCGGCCGCCCGGTGGCGCTCGCACGCCGGCGCTCGACCCGCGGCCGCGAGGGTCTCAACCTGATGGCGCTGAAAGCGATGACCGAGGGTCGCGCGACGACGCCCGAGCGCTTCTTCAAGATCGCCAACCGCTTCGAGTTCACCTTCAACTGGGGCTGGGCGTCCCGGCGCGCGACCGCCTACTTCTCGTCGGGCCGCCTGCCGGTTCGCGCGCGCGGCCTCGACCGGCGGCTGCCGACGCTCGGCGACGGCCGCTTCGAGTGGCGCGGGTACCTCTCCTGGCGCCAGCATCCCCACGACGTCGGCGGACCGGGCGGGCTCTTGCTCAACTGGAACAACCAGTCGGCGCCCGGCTTCATGCACGGCGACGACGAGCACTACGGCTCGGTGCACCGCGTCGAGATGTTCGACCGCTGGCCGCGGCGGCCACGGATCGAGCAGGTCGTGGGGATCATGAATCGCGCCGCCACCGAAGACCTCCGGGCGACACGGATATGGCCGACCATCCGTGCCGTGATGCGCAAGGGCAAGGCGCCCGACGCGCTCGCCGAGCGCGCGGCAGCGCTGGTCGACGCCTTCGCGCGCGCCGGCGGACCGGTGATCGATCGCGACCGAGACGGCTACGTCGACTCGCCGGGCCGCGCGATCCTCGACGAGGCGTGGCCGCTCATCGCCCGGGCAGCGATGGCCGACAGGCTCGGCAGCGTGCTCGTCGACCAGCTCGCGCGCACCGTCGGCATCGGGGAATCGGCGGGCTTCGGCGGCGGCTGGTGGTCGTACCTCGACAAGGACCTGCGGACGCTTTTGGGGCGCCGCGTGCGCGGCCGGTTCGCGGTCAGCTTCTGCGGGCGCGGCAACGTCCGCCGCTGCGCCGCGACGCTGTGGCGTGCTTTCGCCCAAGCGACCGCCCGCCTTGCCCAAAGCCGCGGACCGGACCCGTCGAAGTGGCTCGCCGAG
This genomic window contains:
- a CDS encoding glutamate synthase subunit beta, with amino-acid sequence MGKLRGFLEFPRRGFVKRDPRERVRDYDRYFDLPDEQTLREQGGRCMDCGVPFCHEGCPLGNLIPDWNDLVWRGRWREALQKLHHTNNFPEFTGAICPAPCESACVLDINADPVTIEQIELAIVTRGFEEGWIKPEPPSVRTGKTVGVIGSGPAGLAVAAELNKRGHLVTVYERDEGPGGLMRFGVPDAKLEKWVIDRRVQLLEAEGVRFECNCDVGRDVSSEELRRRHDALVVAIGSRVHRELAVPGRDLRGVHFAMEYLYQRNRAVARMQGRPARDVPPGEEITARGKRVVVVGGGDTGMDCISNALREGARDVLMLDVYPPLPPSGRPPMSPWPLPPKRTPTTYALDEGGERRFGCEVTEILGEDGHVVAVRGRRVEGTSSRNLRPIPGSEFTEPADLVLIAIGFAHPEHDGPVRELGLDLDARGNVRAPVYGTSVDGVFACGDARIGQSLVVTAIAEGRRCARVVDRYLGGTGELRRLPAEALFAYEDGDINSLRHQAEVAGTVTVGEDFWVGPRERR
- a CDS encoding ParA family protein, which encodes MAKVVTILSQKGGTGKTTTVRTLADCYSRSGARVLCVDLDPQGNLSDYFDVPPDAQPTVGEVLTGQAKARDAVHSDVLPANLGLAEAEIVLSGKMGRELMLRRALKDLRRNYDLVLVDCPPSLGLLTVNALVAADYALVTSAAEYFSLQGVEQALEVVELARDNLNEELAWVGVVLNMADMRLVHAREALAQLRESFGDKVFDTIIRRSVRYAESAERGVSILDYAPDLGVDYVDLAVELARRIDFESPLRRLRALRRELAAGSGAAGEASTHEGAAVSADSGHAAGSKRTAPARTKR
- a CDS encoding penicillin acylase family protein translates to MTTAAREANDRQRRAPYARLRRRSARWRSAVVAAALAVCAFFAGGGSAAAASDFARYILPPGNYGGLPTTDESTDQLPLYDALTYLRGRVTRADVVRYYVPMDFRPVGATRVEPTPNPDVRIVYDAYGIPHITGKTRSALMYGAGWVMARDRRLLLQLGRWPARAAILDIPGVDAFSLVTSATPFEPSAQAEALVRKQRDLIVRTYGREGQQLLRDGSDYVRGINDWFRAHGGFPDGKEFTVYDGIAVTAFIGSIFGAGGGSEYRNAMLAAALERRYGKSRGKRIFDDLMLAVDPESPTTTRRRFGYGPLTGGRIRGSVTLDPGSVQLIDARQGPLAPARARSSAVDPPRRRMSNWLLVSPSRSASRRTLAVQGPQLGYFYPEIVYQQELRGPGIHAQGIAAAGLGLYMLIGRTRDYAWSLTSAGHDVRDVYVERLCEPDGSRPTRTSTHYLYKGKCRAMGRFYAGKLAGRDVSFMTTVHGPVIGTATLGGRPVALARRRSTRGREGLNLMALKAMTEGRATTPERFFKIANRFEFTFNWGWASRRATAYFSSGRLPVRARGLDRRLPTLGDGRFEWRGYLSWRQHPHDVGGPGGLLLNWNNQSAPGFMHGDDEHYGSVHRVEMFDRWPRRPRIEQVVGIMNRAATEDLRATRIWPTIRAVMRKGKAPDALAERAAALVDAFARAGGPVIDRDRDGYVDSPGRAILDEAWPLIARAAMADRLGSVLVDQLARTVGIGESAGFGGGWWSYLDKDLRTLLGRRVRGRFAVSFCGRGNVRRCAATLWRAFAQATARLAQSRGPDPSKWLAEAPRIRFTPGLIPNTMAWTNRPTYQHVIEFARR
- a CDS encoding amidase, which produces MAKLSLRPADELAQLVRSGEVTAEELLEDCLQQVDRVEPQINAFTLIDPDRAAAEARAIKPGDPRPFCGVPIAIKDNVAVAGWRLTFASDLFGDYKPNHDAFLVRRLREAGFVVMGKTNMPEFGILPVTGPRRFGPTRNPWDLARTPGGSSGGAAAAVAAGMVPVAHGNDGGGSIRIPAACCGLVGLKPSRGRISRGPEEGDDFLVQDGVLTRTVRETAMLLDVLAGYEPGDASWAPPPRGTFAAAAERDPERLRIGVVTKPPLPTEVDPVALDGVRRAADLLTELGHEVVEVDPPWGEVDLLPTFTRIFGTQIAALIELGQRIGGREIGPEVIEQLSLAVYESSRQGSGIDFFLSLLELQGAARAIVSLLFFGENRHDVLLTPALAKRPVAIEEIDPTSDDPWGEFRKSGEFTPFTAVCNISGQPAIVLPLYQGDDGLPLAVQLIGPPAGEELLLSLAGQVERAAPWHDRFPAVALAGD
- the gltB gene encoding glutamate synthase large subunit, with product MNVSARDKAPRGLYDAAYEHDACGVAFVARLRAPASHEVVERALEALERLEHRGAAGADAETGDGAGILLQIPDAFLRAELPFELPAPGRYGVAMCFLPRDPDLAERARSLFERTVADEGQHVLGWRSVPVDLDACGRYARACAPRIEQLFVAADDSVGDQDAFERRLYVIRRVVERAGIEGLAIPSFSSRTVVYKGMLTAPQLPRFYADLRDPRVASRLAIVHSRFSTNTFPSWELAHPYRMLAHNGEINTLRGNRNWMRARESQLASLLFGDDIDKIRGLLSEDLSDSASLDRVFELLVLGGRSPAHAITMLIPEAYEKRPDTPPELRDFYAYHESLIEPWDGPAAVAFTDGRVIGATLDRNGLRPGRWLVTRDGWVVVASETGVFDCDPADVEAKGRLRPGKLFLVDLEADRIVPDEEVKRELARRRPYGKWLAERVVHIDDLPDRKPRVPRVEPLRARQLAFGWSEEDLRAILAPMACEGSEPTGSMGNDTALAVLSDQRPSLFRYFKQLFAQVTNPAIDPIRESVVMSLKACIGPEVNLLDETPEHCHQLVMPQPILRNGELERLRQVDHQVFWARTIDITWPVAEGPAGMERRLEEICDEAAELVRRGVNILILSDRNLGAERAPIPALLATSAVHHRLVREGTRLRTGLVVETGEAREVHHIACLIGYGAAAVNPYLMFESLSTLKREGWLPDELALEEAEQRVIKAIGKGLLKILSKMGISTIASYTGAQIFEAVGLDRELVDRYFTGTPSRVGGVGLQVLAREALDRHARAYPAAASELLPHGGIYQWRRDGEFHGWNPETIANLQHAARREGTADAYERFARYVNEVALPRTTLRGLLRFRSDRDPIPIDEVEPTQEILKRFKSGGMSLGALSPEAHETLAVAMNRLGGKSNTGEGGEDPARWRDERRSSIKQVASGRFGVTIHYLVNSDEIQIKIAQGAKPGEGGQLPGHKVNDYIAKLRHSTPGVGLISPPPHHDIYSIEDLKQLIYDLRCANPRARISVKLVAEVGVGTVAAGVAKANADHVVIAGHDGGTGASPLSSIQHAGIPWEIGLAETQQTLLRNDLRSRILVEVDGQMRTGRDVVVAAILGADEFGFSTAPLIALGCVMMRVCHLNTCPVGVATQDPVLRERFAGQPEHVVNYLWLVAEEARRIMASLGVRTMAELIGRTELLEPDPAIDHWKARGLDLRPLLAVPDNVDPDAPRCCTGGPDPQLDDHTDRELIAAARAAIDHGQPVQLRRKIRNPERTVGGLLSSEIARVRGFDALPDGTIEIVFEGSAGQSFGAWLAPGVTFVLEGDANDYAGKGLSGGTIVVRPPAAAPFAAERNVVVGNVVLYGATSGKAFFRGLAGERFCVRNSGAIAVVEGCGDHGCEYMTGGRVVVLGPTGINFAAGMSGGIAYVLDVDGRFRERCNTELVGFDEITPDEALELRGWIEEHERRTGSTVARAVLDDWEGQLGRFVKVMPHDYKRALAELADRRSRLPSEAPEPLAVGAVAASGDGQGTALGDGAAADGPEAASQLSAEG